Part of the Cytophagia bacterium CHB2 genome is shown below.
CGAACAGATGATATCGACGAAGCCGTGTTGCAGCAGAAATTCCGCGGTTTGAAAGCCTTCCGGCAAGTCCTGGCCGATGGTTTGTTTGATGACGCGCGGCCCGGCAAAGCCGATCAGCGCGCCCGGTTCGGCGATGATAGCGTCGCCCAGCATGGCAAAACTCGCCGTAACGCCGCCGGTGGTGGGATGCGTGAGTATCGAGAGGAAGGGAATGCCGGCATCGGCCAGGCGCGCGAGGCGCGCGGAAGTTTTCGCCATTTGCATAAGCGAGAGCGCGCCTTCCATCATGCGCGCGCCGCCGGCGGCGCAGATGATGCTCAACGGTTGCCGGCGCAACAAGGCTTCATCCGTCGCCAGCGCGATTTTTTCTCCGACCACGGAGCCCATGCTGCCGCCAATAAAACTGAAGTCCATCACTGCCAGCACCAGACGCTGCCCGGCAAGCGCGCCGAAGCCGGTGATGACGGCATCATGCACGCCGGTTTTGCGCGCCGCTTCTTTGAGCTGGTCGCCATATTTCTTGTTAGCTTTGAATTTCAAGATATCGACCGGCGCGATATTGGCGTTGGTTTCCTCGAAGCTGTTTTCGTCGAGCAGAAACTTGATGTATGTGCGCGCTGTAGCACGGAAGTGATGACCGCACTTGCCGCAGACGAAAAAGTTTTTTTCCAAATCCGGCTTGTAAATGATTTCATCGCACGCCGGGCATTTAATCCAAAGATCGGGCATGTCTTTTTTCTTCTGGGAGACCAGCCC
Proteins encoded:
- a CDS encoding acetyl-CoA carboxylase carboxyltransferase subunit beta; its protein translation is MAWFKRETKGLVSQKKKDMPDLWIKCPACDEIIYKPDLEKNFFVCGKCGHHFRATARTYIKFLLDENSFEETNANIAPVDILKFKANKKYGDQLKEAARKTGVHDAVITGFGALAGQRLVLAVMDFSFIGGSMGSVVGEKIALATDEALLRRQPLSIICAAGGARMMEGALSLMQMAKTSARLARLADAGIPFLSILTHPTTGGVTASFAMLGDAIIAEPGALIGFAGPRVIKQTIGQDLPEGFQTAEFLLQHGFVDIICSRLEMRACLTKLLNVMQNQEEANNKDGFMFWNEFKNKPAGLQTV